The genomic region GTGTAAGCtcagctaaaaataaataaataaaaacaactgttACCTTCAGGATGTTCAACTGACTTTTGTCATCACCTTCCCTTTTAAACGACATAATTATTGAGGTTGATTATCTGAAAGAGAAGTCAGTAACATGTTAGCTGACTAGCTTACTACATCACAACGACAAGCTGACCCTGGTAGCAACGCTGCATTTACAGTCAAATCGGGGAATGGGAAATACCAGTGTCCGATTGTAAAAATACAGTTCACATCAGTTTTTAGGCGATAAGTTGTTTAAACCTCTGAGTTTGGATATGGGCACCGATTTCTAGTTGTTTCTCTTGAATTCCATTCAATCATAATATCGTACTGACTAGGCAAAGCAACTTGCTAAATTTTTTAATCACTTGGGTTTGGGAATATATATCCCTTTAAAACATTAGCtccaatatatatatttgaattacgtacagtaaaataaaaacagatgttAATTAATTCTGTTTCAAAtagtaattttaattttaaacccactgactttaaaaatgtttcaaataatATATCGGTAATTCTTATTCTCATGAAGGCGTCGCTTGCGCCGAACATGGGAACTAGTCATATAACATGGCAACCtacagctggaaacaggaaaacattCATGTAAACAACTTTCTCAGCATcttttcaagtgtttttttgAGATAAGGTAGGTTAAACTTGTAGTCAAATAAAGTTGTTGTCACTGGCTGTGGCAGAGATTTCGACAGGTGACGATAGCAGTCACAGTTTGACACTGAAGGAAAAAACCGTGTCAACGTTAATTAGCTAACTGAAGTTGATTTAACGTTAGCAGCAGGCTAACTAATCTGCTAGTGTGGTTACTGTAACGCATGTGTAGGCTAATTAAGCTGCGTTATCGTGATGTGAACACAATGAAAGTTTGCTGGTAACCGCAATTTACCACCATTTGCACGGTTGCCAACTTAGCGGTAGGTAAGTGGTTTGCGACCATGTCAGGGGAGCGAGCACCTTTGCCAAACGGGGGAAACGGCCTACTCCGCGGGAGCCGTACGAGGTCTTACGGCAGTTTGATCCGATCCCCGCTCTCTCCGGTGCGTCAAAGACGCATTGAACACAAAATTCAGCCAGGAGAAACACTACAAGGCCTGGCCCTGAAATATGGAGTCTCTGTAAGTATTAGTTActcatgaaacattttttatttcattattgttccttcaacaatttattttttttaccgaTATTGGTAATAAACGATATCATGTCTACCAATGGAATATAACTTGTgtgggctgggcaataaaacaataattatagtTATTGTGAACTAATTTGCCTCAATaccaatataacaaatatataataaatgtttgatttaattaatttcaattacGAACAATTTAGcacttattttttctattaaggtatttactttataaaatttactttattttacccatgcatatttgttaaaacatattttatcataCCTATTTTGATTGTTCTAACTCAggtttgttaagtgatccactgtttggcaagtgttaCATTCTGACCACAAATAATAGTTTAAAACcgcaattaaccatctggttccTTCAGCTTTCACCCAGGagaaaaatcagcctttaaacttgaaagaaataatgatttgagaTTTATAGTGAAAATGATTGATATCGAATtacataaatttttttttattgtgataacatttttggcttaGCCCTACTTGTGTGCAATATTCAgatatacaaaataaacatgttatgtCTTTTAAATActatttgtgtatatattttttcttattgttgtCTTTTATATAATAAGTATAATTTTTACCTTAGCTCTTGCACTTGTTCATAcaagttatttatttagtaatataaaacaaaatgcatgaaCCACCTTTTTAGAGTGAGACTACCTTAAATCACGCTTAAAACAAGTTCACAAAAGGCTGACATGGTCATCTTTTCTTACAGATGGAGCAAATCAAAAGAGCAAATAGGATGTACACCAATGACTCGATATTCCTGAAGAAGTCCTTATCAATCCCTGTGCTGTCAGACATGGAGGACTGCAGTAACGGGGGGGATTTAGCTTTAGAGGACAGTGAAGAAGACAGTGCTGAGAAGAAGCAAGATGATGGCCAAGAAAGGGCGTCAGACCTTAATCCAGTGGATTTTTTGAAAAGGCTGGATGGCTTGATAAGTCAGTCCAAGCAGGCTGCTGTCAAAGGATGCCAGGAAGCAGAGAAAAGGTATGTCTGCACTGCCTGCTTCATCACACTGGTTATTTCAAACACAGTCATGCTCCATCTTTGTGGCGTGACAGAGTCCTCAAGTCTTGCcgttgttttcatgtttgtgcTGGAGCTGGGCATTCCAAGTGTTAAAATATTCCACATAGCATAacaccatttgttttttttcatgtcactCCC from Micropterus dolomieu isolate WLL.071019.BEF.003 ecotype Adirondacks linkage group LG03, ASM2129224v1, whole genome shotgun sequence harbors:
- the lysmd1 gene encoding lysM and putative peptidoglycan-binding domain-containing protein 1 — translated: MSGERAPLPNGGNGLLRGSRTRSYGSLIRSPLSPVRQRRIEHKIQPGETLQGLALKYGVSMEQIKRANRMYTNDSIFLKKSLSIPVLSDMEDCSNGGDLALEDSEEDSAEKKQDDGQERASDLNPVDFLKRLDGLISQSKQAAVKGCQEAEKRVAALEAACTRTSDLRPLTRSQSVISSSRMQQQQPAHVAVPLTITKLTKRVRDREDEMFQL